The Rhodococcus antarcticus DNA segment CATCTCGCTCACCGTGCCTGCCTCTCCGACCGTCCTCGTGCTGGTCCACCGATCGTCTCGCAGCCCCTGCGACGCTACACGCGGGCACCCTCCCCCGCGCGGCGCGACGCCGACGGGGATCACCCGCCGAGGGCGTCCCGGAGTGCGGTCCGCACGAGGGCGGAGTGCAGCTGCACCGACAGTCCGGACAGCTCCCGCACGAGCTCCTGGGACCTCGCGTGCGCACCGGCGTCGCGCTGCCGCGCGACGGGCCCCACGATCTGGGCGAGCAGGCCGGCCTCGCGGTCGGCGGAGGCCCGGAAGGCGCGCAGGTGCCGGGGTTCCACGCCGAACTCCGCGAGCGCACCGGCCGCCCTGGCGGTGACGACGGCATCGAGGTCGAAGAAGCCTGCCTCGCCCGGACGCACCAGTCCGTGCGTGAGCAGGGCCGTCAGGAGCTCGTCGTCCACGCCGGACTCGGCCAGCAGCTCCTCCCGGGTCACCCGCACCGTGCCCGCACCGACCGGGGTGCCCGAGGAGGGCTCCGCGGCGACCGCCACCGTGAGGGAGCGGGGCAGACGTGGGAGGGGCGTGGCCGGCTCGAGCCCCCGGTCCACCGCGTCGAGCTGGTCCTTGATGACCTTCAGCGGCAGGTAGTGGTCCCGCTGCGCGGTGAGCACGAAGCGCAGCCGCTCGAGGTCCGCGGCGCTGAACTGCCGGTACCCGGCGGGCGTGCGTCCCGGGGTCACCAGCCCCTCGGACTCGAGGAAGCGGATCTTGGAGATGGTGACGTCGGGGAAGTCGGGGCGCAGGGCGTCCAGCACCGCACCGATCGAGGCGCCCCCGCGTGGTGCGCGGCCGGCGGCGGTCACTGGCCGGCCGCACCTGCCGAGCGCTCGGCGTCGGCCACGGCGCGCGGGCCGGTGAGGAAGACGAGACGGAACTTGCCGATCTGCACCTCGTCGCCGTTGGCGAGGACGGCGGAGTCGACGGGCTCGCGGTTGACGTAGGTGCCGTTGAGGCTGCCGACGTCGACGACGAGGAACTCCACGCCGTCCCGGCGGAACTCGGCGTGCCGGCGGCTGACCGTCACGTCGTCGAGGAAGATGTCGCTGTCCGGGTGCCGCCCGGCCGAGGTCATCGGCTGGTCGAGCAGGAACCGCGAGCCCGCGTTGGGCCCGCGCTTGACGACCAGGAGCGCCGAGCCCGAGGGCAGCGCCTCGACACCGGACACCGGGGCCTCGGCGCTCGCCGTGCCCTCGTTGGCCGCGCGCTCCATCTCCACGAGGAAGTCCGCGCGGAACACGGAGGTGGTCTCCACCGACGGGACGGACCCGCTCTCGTCGTTCTGGCTCACTGCACTCCTCCTCCGGGGGGACCGTCTACCGGTCCCGACACTGCCTGCGCTGTCTCCTGGGTGAACCTACCGTCACCGACGACCGTCAGTGCTCACCCGCGGTCAGGGCCTCGTAGCCCTGCGCGTCCAGCATGGCGGCGAGGGCGGCGTCGAGGGAGGCAGCATCAGGGGCCTCGATCTCGACGAGCCACCCGGCGCCGTAGGGGTCGGAGTTGACCAGCTCGGGGTCAGCGTCGAGCCCGCTGTTCACCGCCGACACGGTCCCGGCCAGCGGGGCGAAGACGTCGGAGACGCTCTTGGTCGACTCCACCTCGCCCATCGCGCCACCCGGCGCAGCCACCGCGCCGACCTCGGGGAGCTGGACGAACACCACGTCGCCGAGCTGGGCCTGCGCGTAGTCGGTGATCCCGACCCGCACGGTGGTCTCGCCGGAGCGCTGCACCCACTCGTGCTCGGCGGTGTAGCTGAGCTCGGCCGGAACCTTCTCGTCAGACACTTCCTGTGAACTCCTGCCCTGTGGTGGTCGAGCGCTGGTTCTCGGTACGACCGGGGCTCACCCCGCCGGGCGAGCGTATTGGGGCTCGCGCGGCACCCGCAAGGCGGCCACCTCCACCCGGTCCTGCTGCTGGACCACGAGCTGCCCGCCCGCCCTGCTCACCGTGTCGACCACGCCGCCGGGGATGTTCAGGGCTGCGGCCAGGGTGGGCGGGTCCCCGATCACGACGAGCGTGTACGGAGCACCGATGCGCGTGCCGTTCACCTTCACCGAGCCCGCCCGCCCGGTGAACGCGGTGTCGATGCCGATGCGAACGGGGTCGCCCGCCGAGCCGACCACCTGCATGGCCTCGGCACCGGCCGCGCGCAGCTCCTGGACCTCGTCGAGCAGCACGTCCGGGCCGACCGCACCCCCGGGGTCGCTGAGCTCCAGCGTCAGGCCGGGCCCCGTCGCGGCCGCAGTGCCCACCAGGACGGCCAGGGACTGCGCCCGCTGCTGGGCCTCGGCGAGCGCGGCCTCCGAGCCCCGGCCCGACGTCTGCAGCGATCCGAGGGTGGCCTGCAGGGTGCCGACCTCCTCGCGCAGGGAGGCCTCGCGCTGCTGGAGGTTGTCCAGCAGCACCACGAGGTCGGCGGGGCGGGCGGAGTCCAGCGAGTCTCCCGAGCCGGTGCGCTTGACCTGGGTGACGATCGCGACCCCGAGGGCGGCGCACAGCAGCGCGACCAGCGCCGTGGACGTCGCGCGCGAGCGTCGCGAGGCGCCGGTCGGGGTGGGCGGCGCCCCGGTCCCGGTCGCCGCGGTCCCGGTCGTCTCGGTCCCGGTCGCCTCGGTCCCGGTCGCCTCGGTCCAGGTCGCCTCGGTCCCGGTCGCCGCTGCGTGGCGGGGGACCGGGGAGGGTCGGTGCTCGTGGTCGGTCACGGGTCAGGCTCCGAACAGGTGTCGGCGGATGGCGGCGGCGTTGCCGAAGATGCGGATGCCCAGGACCACGACCACGGCGGTGGAGAGCTGGGTGCCGACGCCGAGCTGGTCGCCGAGCAGGACGACGAGCGCGGCGGTGACGACGTTGGACACGAACGAGACCACGAAGACCTTGGCGTCGAAGATCCCGTCGAGCCGCGCCCGGAGACCGCCGAACACGGCGTCCAGGGCCGCCACCACGGCGATGGGCAGGTAGGGCTGGAGCAGCTCGGGCACCTGGGGGCTGACGAGCAGGCCCAGGACGACCCCGGCGACGAGGGCGAGGACGGCGATCACGGGGGTCCCTCCGGGACGGCGAGGCGGACGACGGGCGTGACGGCCGCGGGCAGGTCGAGGGTGTCGGCCGCCTCGACGGTGAAACCGATGCCGTAGACCTGCGCAACGGCCGACAGCCGCAGGTAGGCGTCGCTCACCACGAACGAGGTCTGCATCCGGCCGGCCGGGCCCACGGCCTGGACCACGAACGGCGAGGGAACCGGCTGGTCGTCGACCAGCATGGCGCCACCGGCCTGCCGGATGGTGCTCGTGGGCTCCAGGCGCACGCCGCCGACCGCCACCGCCTCGGCCCCCGAGGCCCAGAGGTCGTTGACCACGAGCTGCAGGTCGCGGTCGAGCACCGTGCCGCGCTGCACCCCGGGCGTGCCCGACGGCGAGCTGTTGGTGCTCGTGTCGGTGACGGTGACCACGAGCCCCGGACCGGTGACGGCCGTGGCCCCGGCCGCGGCCTGCAACGTGCGCAGCCGCTGCAGGGCGGAGCGGCCCTGGGCGTCGCCCGCCAGGGCCTGCGACCGGACGGCGTCGGCCTGGTCGGTGAGGGCACCCCGCTGGGACACCAGGTCCTCGGCGGTGCGCTGTGCGTCCTGCACGTCGGTGAGCAGCCCGCTGCGCACCTGTTCCGCGTCGGGCGCGGCGGCGGAGGCCAGGACGGCGGCCACCCCGAGCAGGAGCCCCACGGCGAGGGCCCCGAACACGGTCCACGCACGCTCGTGCGGTCGGCGTCCGGGCAGCCGGGCAGCCGCGGCGTACCCGGGGTCGAGTTGGTCCGACAGCAGGGACGTGAGCAGCGACGGCGCGGGGTCTCGGCGGACCGGTGCGGTCGCGGGATCGGCGGGGGCGCTCACGGGGCTGCGCTCCGGGTGAGCACGGGCAGCCGCGCGTGCACGGCGCGGACCTGCAGGAGGTACAGCACCCCGGCCCACAGGTACATGCCACCGCCCCACACGGTGAAGGCGTAGGCCCACGGCCGGGCGATGGTCGCGAACGTCGAGCTGCTCTGCGCGGCCAGCAGCAGCGGGAACGCGTAGAGCAGGCAGAAGGTGGCGGCCTTGCCCAGGTAGTGCACGGGCAGCACCGTCACACCACGGCTGCGGACGCTGCGCAGGGCCACCGCGAGCACGAGGTCGCGACCCACAAGCACCCCCACCACCCACCAGGGCACCACGTCACGGACCCCGAAGGCCACGAGGGTGGCCAGCACGTAGAGCCGGTCCGCCGCGGGGTCGAGGAACGCGCCGAGCCGGCTGGACTGGTCCAGCAGTCGGGCGAGCTTCCCGTCGAGCCAGTCGGTGGCGCCGCTGACCACCAGCAGGACGATCGCCCAGCCGTCCGCCTGCGGCCCGAGCAGCAGGTAGAGGAACAGCGGGACGCCGAGCAGGCGCAGCACGCTGAGCGCGTTGGGCACGGTGAGCACGCGGTCGCTGACCACGGTGCCGGTCGAGGGTGCGTCGGAGGCGAGCTCCGTCGCATCGCGCGCGGCATCGTCGACCGCCACTGCCACCACCTCGACCTCGACCTCGCACCTGCCGGTCCCAGCCTGCCACAGCGGCACGGTGGCACCCTCGACCCCGGTCTCTCCGACGGCGGGGTCGAGGACCTGGTCCCGACGTCGTGACCGCGGCGAACGATCCTGGCCAGGACGATCGCGGAGGGGCCAAGATCTTTGTGGTGTGGCCGGACCGCGCGAGGTCCGGCCCGAAGGAGGACCAGGACGTGGTCGTGGGTGGTGTGAGGCCGTCCGCGGTGGGCTGGCCCGGCGCCCCCGCGGAGTCAGACTCCGCCCGGGTGCTGCAGCTGCTGTGGACCATCAGCGGGCTGGAGCTGCTGATGGTCACCCGAGCCGAGCCGTCCCGTGACCTGCAGCACGTGCACGCGGCCCTGCTCGAGGGTCGGCTCACGGCCCTGCGCACAAGGTCGTGGTCGGGCTCGCTCTGCGTGCACCTGGCCGCGGGCACCGGACC contains these protein-coding regions:
- the ftsR gene encoding transcriptional regulator FtsR, which codes for MTAAGRAPRGGASIGAVLDALRPDFPDVTISKIRFLESEGLVTPGRTPAGYRQFSAADLERLRFVLTAQRDHYLPLKVIKDQLDAVDRGLEPATPLPRLPRSLTVAVAAEPSSGTPVGAGTVRVTREELLAESGVDDELLTALLTHGLVRPGEAGFFDLDAVVTARAAGALAEFGVEPRHLRAFRASADREAGLLAQIVGPVARQRDAGAHARSQELVRELSGLSVQLHSALVRTALRDALGG
- the garA gene encoding glycogen accumulation regulator GarA, yielding MSQNDESGSVPSVETTSVFRADFLVEMERAANEGTASAEAPVSGVEALPSGSALLVVKRGPNAGSRFLLDQPMTSAGRHPDSDIFLDDVTVSRRHAEFRRDGVEFLVVDVGSLNGTYVNREPVDSAVLANGDEVQIGKFRLVFLTGPRAVADAERSAGAAGQ
- the gcvH gene encoding glycine cleavage system protein GcvH, encoding MSDEKVPAELSYTAEHEWVQRSGETTVRVGITDYAQAQLGDVVFVQLPEVGAVAAPGGAMGEVESTKSVSDVFAPLAGTVSAVNSGLDADPELVNSDPYGAGWLVEIEAPDAASLDAALAAMLDAQGYEALTAGEH
- a CDS encoding DUF881 domain-containing protein; its protein translation is MTDHEHRPSPVPRHAAATGTEATWTEATGTEATGTETTGTAATGTGAPPTPTGASRRSRATSTALVALLCAALGVAIVTQVKRTGSGDSLDSARPADLVVLLDNLQQREASLREEVGTLQATLGSLQTSGRGSEAALAEAQQRAQSLAVLVGTAAATGPGLTLELSDPGGAVGPDVLLDEVQELRAAGAEAMQVVGSAGDPVRIGIDTAFTGRAGSVKVNGTRIGAPYTLVVIGDPPTLAAALNIPGGVVDTVSRAGGQLVVQQQDRVEVAALRVPREPQYARPAG
- a CDS encoding small basic family protein, with product MIAVLALVAGVVLGLLVSPQVPELLQPYLPIAVVAALDAVFGGLRARLDGIFDAKVFVVSFVSNVVTAALVVLLGDQLGVGTQLSTAVVVVLGIRIFGNAAAIRRHLFGA
- a CDS encoding DUF881 domain-containing protein, coding for MSAPADPATAPVRRDPAPSLLTSLLSDQLDPGYAAAARLPGRRPHERAWTVFGALAVGLLLGVAAVLASAAAPDAEQVRSGLLTDVQDAQRTAEDLVSQRGALTDQADAVRSQALAGDAQGRSALQRLRTLQAAAGATAVTGPGLVVTVTDTSTNSSPSGTPGVQRGTVLDRDLQLVVNDLWASGAEAVAVGGVRLEPTSTIRQAGGAMLVDDQPVPSPFVVQAVGPAGRMQTSFVVSDAYLRLSAVAQVYGIGFTVEAADTLDLPAAVTPVVRLAVPEGPP
- a CDS encoding CDP-alcohol phosphatidyltransferase family protein yields the protein MAVDDAARDATELASDAPSTGTVVSDRVLTVPNALSVLRLLGVPLFLYLLLGPQADGWAIVLLVVSGATDWLDGKLARLLDQSSRLGAFLDPAADRLYVLATLVAFGVRDVVPWWVVGVLVGRDLVLAVALRSVRSRGVTVLPVHYLGKAATFCLLYAFPLLLAAQSSSTFATIARPWAYAFTVWGGGMYLWAGVLYLLQVRAVHARLPVLTRSAAP